The following are from one region of the Phormidium sp. PBR-2020 genome:
- the serS gene encoding serine--tRNA ligase, with the protein MLDIKLIRDTPEAVREQLARRGDAYDLNPIEALDRQRRELETERSQLQARSNEIGKAIGQKMKSGADPNSDEIQQLKAEGNQLKQQLGELEPREKEISSQLNSLLLSFPNLPSLTTPNGKDETENVEVRRWGDEYKPKSEKFLSHIDLAEEMGIIVSDRAVKVAQSRFVALMGAGAALERALINFMLDQQIAAGYTEVMPPVLINSRSLEATGQLPKFAEESFKCQDDDLWLSPTAEVPLTNLYRDEILTADELPIHHCAYTPCFRREAGSYGKDTRGLIRLHQFNKVELVKVVHPEQSEAEHQKLVENAEAILQALKLPYRVIELCTGDLGFSANKCYDLEVWLPSAGTYREISSCSNCGDFQARRGNIRFKEKGKKGTQYVHTLNGSGLAIGRTMAAVLENYQLPNKTVQVPEVLQPYLNREVL; encoded by the coding sequence GTGCTAGACATCAAACTGATTCGAGACACCCCCGAAGCCGTCCGAGAGCAACTCGCTCGGCGGGGTGATGCTTATGATTTAAACCCGATTGAAGCCCTCGATCGCCAACGACGGGAACTCGAAACCGAGCGATCGCAGCTTCAGGCCCGTAGCAACGAAATCGGCAAGGCGATCGGACAGAAGATGAAATCCGGTGCCGATCCCAACAGTGACGAGATCCAACAGCTCAAAGCCGAAGGAAACCAACTCAAACAGCAACTCGGGGAACTCGAACCCCGAGAAAAGGAGATCAGCAGCCAACTCAACAGCCTGCTCCTCTCCTTCCCCAACCTTCCCAGCCTCACCACCCCCAACGGAAAAGACGAAACCGAGAACGTAGAAGTTCGACGCTGGGGAGATGAGTACAAACCCAAATCCGAGAAGTTCCTTTCCCATATTGACCTAGCTGAGGAGATGGGCATCATCGTCAGCGATCGCGCCGTCAAGGTGGCCCAAAGTCGTTTTGTCGCCCTCATGGGAGCTGGAGCGGCCCTAGAACGGGCCCTGATTAACTTCATGCTCGATCAACAAATCGCGGCTGGCTATACCGAAGTGATGCCCCCCGTCTTAATTAACAGTCGTTCCCTAGAAGCCACGGGCCAACTCCCCAAATTTGCCGAAGAGAGCTTCAAATGCCAAGATGACGATCTCTGGCTGTCTCCCACCGCCGAAGTTCCTCTAACGAACCTCTACCGAGATGAGATTCTCACCGCCGACGAGCTACCCATCCATCATTGTGCCTATACCCCCTGTTTCCGACGGGAAGCCGGCAGTTATGGCAAAGATACCCGAGGCTTAATTCGGCTACACCAGTTCAACAAAGTGGAATTGGTTAAAGTGGTTCACCCAGAGCAGTCTGAAGCCGAACATCAAAAACTGGTAGAAAACGCCGAAGCCATCCTACAAGCTCTAAAACTGCCCTATCGTGTCATCGAACTCTGCACCGGCGATCTCGGCTTCAGTGCCAACAAATGCTATGACTTAGAAGTGTGGCTGCCCTCCGCCGGAACCTATCGAGAAATTTCGAGTTGTTCCAATTGTGGGGATTTCCAAGCGCGACGGGGTAATATCCGTTTCAAGGAGAAAGGCAAGAAAGGCACGCAATACGTCCATACTCTCAACGGTTCGGGGTTGGCGATCGGGCGCACCATGGCGGCGGTTCTGGAAAACTATCAACTTCCAAATAAAACGGTTCAAGTCCCCGAAGTCCTGCAACCCTATCTCAACCGAGAAGTCCTCTAA